The Thalassotalea sp. LPB0316 nucleotide sequence GCAGACTTAACTGAAAGCGTTAGTAAAAACGGTAAGACGTTCACTCGTAAAATGCACCAAGATAAAGCTTACATCAATAGCCAAGATCAATCGGCTAGCCTGCGTGGCAGAAGTTTAATGTTTGTGCGCAATGTTGGCCATTTGATGACTAACCCGGCAATCCTAGACCAAGATGGCAACGAAGTTTTTGAAGGCATTATGGATGGCTTTATTACCTCGCTAATCGCGATGCACGATTTACAAGGACCTACACAAGGCACTAACTCGAAGGCGGGTTCAATCTATATTGTGAAACCCAAAATGCACGGTCCAGAAGAAGTCAGGTTTGCCAATGAGTTATTTAACAGTGTCGAAGATGTACTAGGACTTGAACGTCACACGATAAAAATGGGCATTATGGATGAAGAGCGCCGGACAAGTGTTAATTTAAAACAATGTATTTTTGAAGCCAAAGAGCGCGTTGTCTTTATTAATACTGGCTTTTTAGACAGAACGGGCGATGAAATTCACACCTCAATGCTTGCTGGCCCAATGACCCGTAAAAACGATATCAAATTAACCAAATGGATTGGCGCATACGAGCAAAACAACGTCGATGTTGGTCTCGGGTGTGGCTTTAGCCAACGCGCACAAATTGGTAAGGGCATGTGGCCTGTACCCGATGATATGGCCAGCATGATGACAACAAAGATAGCGCACGCTCAATCAGGCGCAAATACCGCGTGGGTACCTTCACCCACAGCTGCCACCTTGCACGCCTTGCATTATCATCAAGTCAATGTTGCTGAGCAACAACAAGGCTTGTTAAATCGCACGCCTATTAACCCTGATGACATGTTAAATATTCCACTAGCCGACGACGTTAATTGGAGTCAGGCTGAAATTGAAAACGAGCTTGATAACAACGCTCAAGGCATATTGGGTTATGTTGTACGTTGGATAGACCAAGGTGTTGGCTGCTCAAAAGTACCTGATATTAATAACGTGGGCTTAATGGAAGATAGAGCGACGTTACGTATTTCAAGTCAACATATTGCCAACTGGCTAGCGCATCAGGTTTGCTCAAAAGAGCAAGTACAGCAAAGCTTAGAAAAGATGGCTGTAATTGTCGATCAACAAAATAGCCACGATGCTAATTACCAAGCGATGGCGCCAAACTTTTCTGCAAGTATTGCCTTTAAAGCAGCAAGCGCTTTGATTTTCGAAGGAAAAGCTCAACCAAGCGGCTATACAGAACCATTGTTGCATGCCTTTAGACGTGAGAAAAAGGCAAGTTAGCCGCCTATACATCACAGTTAATTGCCATTACTGCCTTGTAATGGCAATTTCTTTTAGTGCCAACGTAAAGATAAGTAAAGACACTCCTTCGTAGTCATCGCTTGTGTAAAAATACAATTAATCACACTTTTTGCATTTAATCTTAAATTGCGGGCACTTTATCCCAGACAGGTAGTCGAAGTTGATAAAGGTCACTATAGTAAACTAACGATTTAACATTTTCGTAACACGGGTTGAGTATGATAAATGCCGACCTAATTTCCTCCTTGGAGCACATGATGGATACGTTTAACAAGTTCATACCTGCTGTAACCATTTATTCTTTCGCCTGCCTGTTAAGTTTCTCGGCAAGTGCAACGGTAGCCGATGAAATAGGCTATCTCAAAAAACACCAACAAACACATGTTTACCCAATTGTTCAGATGACAATAAGCACTGCTACTTTTGATAAATCTGACAATCAGCTATTAGCTAGTGAAAATTCTCTACTTATTAGTAGTAATCAAGATTTACTACCTGTTACATCAGGAGTAACTCGTAAAGGCGGCCAAATTTTTAAGTTTTTTACTCGTTTTAACGATAACCTACAGCTGTTCTTCTCTTGGTTTTCAAGTAGTGAAAAAGCAGTTGAAAAGCCAGCGAAGGAACCGCAACAACCGAAAACGAGCGTACCTCAAAAAACCTGTCGTTAATTAGATGCTTGTT carries:
- a CDS encoding malate synthase G; protein product: MSSRTSIANLSIDKALFDFVEQEVLPGLPISSTAFWQGFSNVNDKLANQNRALLAKRDDLQSQIDAWHLDNPQFDLARYKAFLQQIGYLNEPVADFTIGTQNVDKEIAQLAGPQLVVPIMNARFALNAVNARWGSLYDALYGSNIISETDGAEKSGGYNPVRGQKVVDYAKQWLNEALPLVNGNHETVTHYAIVQGQLIVSQASGEQTLLADQSQWLGYTGDKAAPSSLIFTHNGLHIELCFDAQSPIGQADTANISDILLESALTTIMDCEDSVAAVDAEDKVIAYKNWLGLMKADLTESVSKNGKTFTRKMHQDKAYINSQDQSASLRGRSLMFVRNVGHLMTNPAILDQDGNEVFEGIMDGFITSLIAMHDLQGPTQGTNSKAGSIYIVKPKMHGPEEVRFANELFNSVEDVLGLERHTIKMGIMDEERRTSVNLKQCIFEAKERVVFINTGFLDRTGDEIHTSMLAGPMTRKNDIKLTKWIGAYEQNNVDVGLGCGFSQRAQIGKGMWPVPDDMASMMTTKIAHAQSGANTAWVPSPTAATLHALHYHQVNVAEQQQGLLNRTPINPDDMLNIPLADDVNWSQAEIENELDNNAQGILGYVVRWIDQGVGCSKVPDINNVGLMEDRATLRISSQHIANWLAHQVCSKEQVQQSLEKMAVIVDQQNSHDANYQAMAPNFSASIAFKAASALIFEGKAQPSGYTEPLLHAFRREKKAS